The nucleotide window GCTCGGTAATCTGCACCCGGGAGGGGAAAATCCGTGGTGCCTTATGATCATGATCATCATCGTGACCGCGGCGCCACTCTTTCGGGGAGGGCAGGTGACCGTCGCGCTCATAGCGATCAATCAACAGTTCCGCTTGCCCCAACACCCGGGCACTGAATACATCACGATCACGTTGCTGGTCTGAAAGGTGACCGATGACAAAGGCAGTCAGGGCGATCACCAAAAAACTGGTCAGCCAGACCGTCACAAATATTTTCAGAAAAAGTCGTTTATACCAGCGAATCGCCATCAGTGTTTCCTGCCTTGCTCGCGTCTCACGATATCATTACTCGTTTACCAACATATAGCCCGCGCCACGAACCGTTTTAATCAACTCCCGACCAGGCAGCACCCCCGCCAGTTTTTGCCGTACCCTGCTGACATGCACATCGATCGCCCGGTCATAGGCGGTCAGTTTGCGATGCAATACTTTCTCAGTAAGATCATCTTTACTCACAATGGCGCCTGCCGAGCGCATCAGCTCTGCCAGCACATTAAATTCGGCACTGGTTAACTCAAGTTCTGTGCCAGACACCTGAACCTGGCGTTTACCGGAATCCAGTTCAATGCCATGCATCTCTAACCTGTCAGAACTCTCCCCGGGTGCGAGTTGCTGTCCACTGCGGCGCAGAACCGCCCGGATGCGGGCCACCAGTTCACGGGGATTACAGGGCTTACCCAGATAATCATCGGCGCCCATCTCCAGTCCGATAATCCTGTCAATATCTTCACCCCGTCCGGTCAGCATGATCACCGGAGTTTTAATCCGGGGGCGGACCTGCTGTAACAACTCAAGACCGCTCTGGCCTGGCATCATAATATCGAATATCAGCAGATCATAACGGCCATCCTGCTGCAGTAATGGCAGTGCCTGTTCAACGCTATGGGCGAAACTGACCTCAAAGCCTTCAGACTGAAGATACTGCCCCATCAGCTCACACAGCTCCTGATCATCATCAACCAGCAACAATTTAAGGTTATCACTCATAATTCGTTCCCTTTCCAGATAATGCCAGAGTAATCAAGCCAGCGGGGGATTTCACCTGTCAGCGCCTCCCTTTACCAAACTTTACACCGCCTTTACCCAACTTAGCAGGGGCCAGAGTCATACTGCACCCATCGAAACACGTCATGCTTCAGGAGAACAATCATGCGTAAACAACTTATTATCGGTATCACAGCCACCATCATCGGCGCCGGCGCCCTGAGCGCAGGTCTGGCGTCAGCTAAAGATGGCTGGGATCGTTGCGGTGACCGCCACGAGGGTGGGCACCATGGCAAGTATGAGCAGATGGAAGGCAAACATTCCGCCAGACGTTTGGATCAGATGGCAGACAAGCTCAGCCTGACGGCTGAACAGAAAAACCAGATGCAGGAACTTTTCCAACAACAGCGCGGTCAGAGACAAGATCAGCGAGGTGCAATGCGAGATATGCATCATGCCCTGAGGAATCTGGATGTTAATGCCTCTGACTACGACCAGCAGGTCGCCGACCTGGTCACTAAAGCGCAGGAGCAAACGGCACAGATGATTCAGATGCGTGCTCAGCAGAAAAAAGCGATGTTTGAAATTCTGACGCCGGAACAACAGCAAACGTTTATGGAGATGCGACCAGAGAAACCCCGCTCTTAATCGCTTAAGCTTTATCAGGGCCGGCTGGATCAGGCGCCAGCCGGCCCGCTTGTTAAATCTGTTTTTACTATATGACTCTCATCATATATTCATCGTCGCCTTTAAACAGGCCACTTGCCCTGCTTTATGCAGGGCATTTTTTTTACAGCTGCTGTCGCAGATCAGACTCGAGATCTTTCAAATAATGGCGCTCCATCTGCACCGCCTGTTTTTGCCGTTTAATCGCTGTGGCGCGTACGCGCATATCATGCTGCAACGCGTCTATCTCGAGCAGCAGAAAAGAGCGGGCCTGCGTGGAAATGCCATCCGCGACCAACTGCTCCCGTTTTTCATTAAGCTCCCTGTCATCCGAGCGCTGCTCCGATCTCATCGTACTGAGTTCACGCTCTGCATCCGCCAGCTGCACCGCCTGTTTATGTGCCACTGAACCCAGCTCAAAGCCCCGGACAAATGCCAGGCCGGGTCCGCCACTGCAAACCGCATTCAACTGTTTTCCAGCCCGGGCAGTCCGGTAGCCATTGGTCGCGGTGCAGTAACGTGAAACACCCCGGTCATATCCCTGCAGATAATCATCCATCTGTGGCGCGATACCATACTCACTGCAGGCATCGCGGTGCTGCTCCAGACGGCTGGCTTCATAGCCTGCCACACCATCATTAAAGCCAATAAGTTGCCAGTCTGCCGTCAGACAACTGTCCCGGTCCAGCGTGGCACAGCCCGATACCCCGAGCGTCATAATTAATATAAGAATTCGGCTATGCATGCCCATACATCCTCTGAACGTTTCCGGTGACCAGTATGCCTGATCAAAACTGAATCAGGGCAAAATACCCGACAGCGGCACAATTCAGGGATTCAGGGCATCAATCATCGCCGCACAGATAAAATCATTCTCTGACAGACCGCCGATAGCATGGGTGCTGAAGCACACCACACAGTGCCCATAGCCGACCTCAAGGTCAGGATGATGATCCTAATTGTGTGCGATCCACGCCAGCAAATTAACGAACGCCATGGTGCGGTAGAAATTTTTAAAGCGGAACTTTTTGCGGATTTCCGTGCCAGCTTCATTCAACGACCAGCCGGACGCCAGCTGCGCTAAGTGTTGCTCACTCTCGGCAAGTGTCAGCGCCGGCGTAGTGCCGTCACAGGGCACACACCGGCGCTCTTTAAGGGGGTATTTCTCAGTCATCTGCCTCTCCGTAAAGGGTATCTGATGCACAGTATAGACCGGTATTGGCTCAGCCTTGGCCACCAGGCAGATTGATTAACCTGATAGCTGAATTCGTGTTAAAGTGCCTCCCCAAACAAGACTCGATCGTGCAGGAAATCAACAATGCCGACGTATGATTATCGTTGTGACACCACCGGGGCGGTGATTGAAGTGCGCCATCCAATGGCGATTAAAATATCAACCTGGGCCGACCTGTGTGATATTGGCGGCTTAGACGCCGGAACAACACCCGCTGACGCGCCCGTCACCAAGCTGCTCAGCACCGCTGGCGTAATCAGCAATAAAACCCTTAAAAACCCGGAAAACCCTCCCTGTATGAGTGGCGGTGGTTGTCCCGGACGTTGTGGAATCTGATATGTTTTTTAAACGTTTAGGCAAAATAACACTGGCACCTTTTTTTATGGGGCTTTTGCTGAGCCTGTTGCTCTCCACCAGTGCTACCGCCGGGGCCTTAAAGCCCACCATGAAAGAGATGCGGCTGTACTATAAACAGGCTCTCGATACCCAAGACCCCGCCGTTTTCAACGACAAAATCAGCCAGTTTTTAACCGAATTACAGACCGCCCGGGCGTTTGAATTCTCACCGGAGCGCAAAGCACTCTCCCTGGAAGGGTTGAACAAGGTGCAAACCCTCGTCAGTGGCCTGCCAGAGGCAACTGAAACCAACCTTTCTCAGCTGCAGACGCAACTCAAAGAGGTCGATCAGTTACGGATCGAATACCATAAGAAAGTGAAACCCGGTGTGTTTGAATTATTACTCGATACGCTGAAACAGTCCCTGGGATTCTGATACAACATTATTTTTTAACGTTCCACGAAAACTGCTGTCAGACATTATTCAAGCTGTGATATAGATATGGGTATCCTTTATGTCACAGAGTCGGCGGTTTCTGCTCATGTTCTGCAAAGCTCATATCCTGTTACTCGGGGCTATCCTGATACTGTCCGGTTGCGATCAGCAATCGCCTGCTAAAGTACGTCAGCCAAAGCCCCATCTGGTGGAAGTTCTGTCCGCGCAACCGGTGGATATTGAACTTGTACGGATCCGAACCGGTACCCTTGAAGCCTTTCAGACCATCAACATCTATAACCAGGAAGAGGGTATTGTTACACAGATTCGCTCCCGCGAAGGCGATACCGTTCGTCGTGATGAGTTGCTCATCACACTTGATGACCAACTGCTGAGTGCCCAGTTACAACGTGCCCGGGCGGTGCGTCAGCAGGCCGAGAAAGAGCTTCAGAGAATCAGCGGCCTGATAAAACGAAACCTGACGGCACGATCAGAACTGACACAAAAAGAGACCGATCTTGCGGTGGCCAGGGCCGATGAACAGGTGATCGCCACCCGCCTCGGCTATACCCGGATAAAATCGCCGATTGACGGTGTGGTGACCTCCCGTCATACCGAACCGGGAAACCTTGCCGAAAAATCGTCTCTGCTGCTGACCGTCGCCGATCTGGACAGTCTGCTACTTAAAGTGGATATCTCAGAGTTGCTGCTCAACCAGCTTGCCATCGATATGCCGGTGGAAATAGAGATAGATGCGTTGCGCACTGCCAACCGGAGCAACGCCTTCGCGGTCTCCGGAAAAGTCAGCCGCATCTACCCGACCATAGACCCGGCAACCCGTAGCGGCACTCTGGAGATCAGTCTCAAACCGGCTCCGCAGGGGGCCCGCCCAGGTCAGTTTGCCCGGGTAAAATTTCAAATTCCCCGACAGCAGGTATTGCTACTGCCCTTTGCCAGCCTGCGCCAGTCTGACAACGGCAGCTATGTGTATATCATTGATAATGAAGACACAGTCCGGATACGCCCGCTGCAAACGGGCCTGAAGGCAGGCGAACAGATTGAGGTACTGGCCGGGCTTGAGCCGGGAGACCGGGTGATCACCCGCGGCTTTACCAACCTGAAACCGGGCATGCAGGTGACAGTTGTTAAGCGGGCGGCGGATAGCCAGACTGACGGGACGGCCGCACCGTGAAACAGAAAGCGATGCGTCACTCCCAGGGACTCGCTAACTGGTCCATTCATCACCCTGTCGGAGTGGTGATGATCGCACTGGCGGTGATTGTACTGGGCGCTTTCGCCCTCAATCGTCTGGCGGTTGACCTGTTGCCCCATATTATTTATCCCGAGATCAGGGTCAGGGTCGTCGACAGCGGTGTGCCCCCTCCCGTGATGGAAGACCGGGTCACCCGCAAGCTGGAAGAGCAGCTGGCAATCACCGAAGACGCTATCCATGTTCAGTCA belongs to Amphritea atlantica and includes:
- a CDS encoding response regulator transcription factor, with product MSDNLKLLLVDDDQELCELMGQYLQSEGFEVSFAHSVEQALPLLQQDGRYDLLIFDIMMPGQSGLELLQQVRPRIKTPVIMLTGRGEDIDRIIGLEMGADDYLGKPCNPRELVARIRAVLRRSGQQLAPGESSDRLEMHGIELDSGKRQVQVSGTELELTSAEFNVLAELMRSAGAIVSKDDLTEKVLHRKLTAYDRAIDVHVSRVRQKLAGVLPGRELIKTVRGAGYMLVNE
- a CDS encoding Spy/CpxP family protein refolding chaperone gives rise to the protein MRKQLIIGITATIIGAGALSAGLASAKDGWDRCGDRHEGGHHGKYEQMEGKHSARRLDQMADKLSLTAEQKNQMQELFQQQRGQRQDQRGAMRDMHHALRNLDVNASDYDQQVADLVTKAQEQTAQMIQMRAQQKKAMFEILTPEQQQTFMEMRPEKPRS
- a CDS encoding DUF2799 domain-containing protein; the encoded protein is MHSRILILIMTLGVSGCATLDRDSCLTADWQLIGFNDGVAGYEASRLEQHRDACSEYGIAPQMDDYLQGYDRGVSRYCTATNGYRTARAGKQLNAVCSGGPGLAFVRGFELGSVAHKQAVQLADAERELSTMRSEQRSDDRELNEKREQLVADGISTQARSFLLLEIDALQHDMRVRATAIKRQKQAVQMERHYLKDLESDLRQQL
- a CDS encoding zinc ribbon domain-containing protein, with the translated sequence MPTYDYRCDTTGAVIEVRHPMAIKISTWADLCDIGGLDAGTTPADAPVTKLLSTAGVISNKTLKNPENPPCMSGGGCPGRCGI
- a CDS encoding efflux RND transporter periplasmic adaptor subunit — translated: MSQSRRFLLMFCKAHILLLGAILILSGCDQQSPAKVRQPKPHLVEVLSAQPVDIELVRIRTGTLEAFQTINIYNQEEGIVTQIRSREGDTVRRDELLITLDDQLLSAQLQRARAVRQQAEKELQRISGLIKRNLTARSELTQKETDLAVARADEQVIATRLGYTRIKSPIDGVVTSRHTEPGNLAEKSSLLLTVADLDSLLLKVDISELLLNQLAIDMPVEIEIDALRTANRSNAFAVSGKVSRIYPTIDPATRSGTLEISLKPAPQGARPGQFARVKFQIPRQQVLLLPFASLRQSDNGSYVYIIDNEDTVRIRPLQTGLKAGEQIEVLAGLEPGDRVITRGFTNLKPGMQVTVVKRAADSQTDGTAAP